One window of the Synechococcus sp. CC9311 genome contains the following:
- the accC gene encoding acetyl-CoA carboxylase biotin carboxylase subunit — protein sequence MPIGKVLIANRGEIALRILRSCRELGISTVAVYSTVDRTALHVQLADEAVCVGEGPSNKSYLNIPNILAAATSRGVDAIHPGYGFLAENDRFAEMCRDHGITFIGPSPHAIRSMGDKSTAKSTMQAVGVPTVPGSEGLLPNPEAAAELAAAMGYPVMIKATAGGGGRGMRLVPSPDQLVKLYKAAQGEADAAFGNPGLYMEKFIDRPRHVEVQILADRHGNVVHLGERDCSIQRRHQKLLEEAPSPALDPELRRRMGEAAVAAARSINYEGAGTVEFLLDRSGGFYFMEMNTRIQVEHPVTEMVTGIDLIAEQLRIAGGEPISVRQEDIQMRGHAIECRINAEDAQHNFRPAPGRITGWLPPGGPGVRVDSHVYTGYDIPPFYDSLIGKLIIWAPNRPAALERMKRALNECAITGIPTTVDFHLRMLDRPEFQRGDVHTKFVEEEML from the coding sequence ATGCCCATCGGCAAGGTGCTGATCGCCAACCGCGGCGAGATTGCCCTAAGAATCCTGAGGAGTTGCCGTGAACTCGGCATCAGCACAGTTGCGGTGTACAGCACCGTGGATCGCACTGCACTGCACGTGCAACTCGCGGATGAAGCGGTCTGCGTAGGCGAAGGCCCTAGCAACAAGAGCTACCTCAACATCCCCAACATCCTGGCCGCAGCAACCTCCCGAGGTGTGGATGCCATTCACCCCGGCTATGGATTTTTGGCGGAAAACGACCGCTTCGCCGAGATGTGCCGCGACCACGGCATCACTTTTATCGGTCCGTCTCCCCATGCCATCCGCTCGATGGGAGACAAGTCAACGGCGAAATCAACCATGCAGGCCGTTGGCGTGCCAACGGTGCCTGGTAGCGAAGGCCTCTTACCCAACCCGGAGGCAGCTGCTGAGCTCGCTGCTGCCATGGGCTATCCCGTCATGATCAAGGCCACCGCTGGAGGCGGCGGCCGTGGGATGCGGCTCGTCCCCAGTCCTGATCAGTTGGTGAAGCTGTACAAAGCGGCTCAAGGGGAAGCCGATGCAGCGTTTGGGAATCCAGGGCTGTACATGGAAAAATTCATCGACCGGCCCCGGCACGTTGAAGTGCAGATTCTGGCGGACCGTCATGGCAACGTGGTCCATCTCGGCGAAAGAGACTGCTCGATCCAACGACGTCATCAGAAACTCCTCGAGGAAGCACCAAGCCCGGCACTTGACCCAGAGCTGCGACGTCGCATGGGAGAAGCGGCGGTTGCAGCAGCGCGCAGCATCAATTACGAGGGGGCCGGAACGGTGGAATTCCTGCTGGACCGAAGTGGGGGGTTCTATTTCATGGAAATGAACACCCGCATCCAGGTGGAGCATCCAGTCACGGAAATGGTGACGGGTATCGACCTGATTGCTGAGCAGCTACGCATCGCCGGCGGAGAGCCGATCAGCGTGCGCCAAGAAGACATCCAAATGAGAGGTCATGCAATCGAGTGCAGGATCAATGCCGAAGATGCACAGCACAATTTCCGGCCAGCTCCCGGACGGATCACAGGATGGTTGCCGCCTGGAGGCCCTGGAGTTCGCGTTGATAGTCACGTGTACACGGGCTACGACATCCCACCCTTCTATGACTCCTTGATTGGCAAGCTGATCATCTGGGCCCCCAATCGCCCAGCTGCACTTGAACGCATGAAGCGAGCTCTCAACGAGTGCGCAATCACCGGAATCCCAACAACGGTGGACTTCCATCTGCGCATGCTCGACCGCCCTGAATTCCAAAGGGGCGACGTGCACACCAAATTTGTCGAAGAAGAGATGCTCTAG
- a CDS encoding chlorophyll a/b-binding protein translates to MNKSDQTIDLTPEEPSKASTAPETSATTKDVPDFGWSAYAERINGRFAMIGFVAVLLTEALSRDTFLHWAGLIP, encoded by the coding sequence ATGAACAAATCTGATCAAACAATTGATCTCACTCCGGAGGAGCCCTCCAAGGCGTCGACCGCTCCAGAGACCAGTGCCACAACCAAAGATGTGCCTGACTTTGGTTGGAGCGCCTACGCAGAGCGGATCAATGGACGTTTCGCCATGATCGGATTTGTAGCTGTCTTGCTCACGGAAGCCCTCAGTCGGGATACTTTTTTGCATTGGGCAGGCCTGATTCCCTGA
- a CDS encoding S9 family peptidase, which produces MSLQQPLPATTALGRSPVLRAPQLLGDWVLWLEQRPHEKGRTTALIRRWKETANTPLELTPAPINLRSRVHDYGGAPFTATLKEGTLQLVWVDDNDGCLWFQAWTGINGASAQSLNALAPPHRLTSPSDSALGGGVIDHARSRWLGVMEEAGCDRLVSVALDQQEQTPVIIHKPADFAGYLALSSDGVQLAWVEWQQPFMPWDCSQLVVAQLTATGALKDCHVIAGGEQSQAQGISVFQPQWLPDGSLVVAEDSSGWWNLMRHPGAESFSNHWQRLWPMTKETAMPQWVLGMSTTAWDGEKLLAAVCDQGEWRLQRLGLDGSTECVEQPFNDLADLNAANGRAVAIASNSTTGQGLLELDLDLGTWQHTPAATAVMEVNAISVANALWFEGSSGQRTHAWFYPPVGGADASSPLLVKSHSGPSSMARRGLSLAIQFWTSRGWGVVDVNYGGSTGFGRTYRDRLQGGWGVVDVDDCAAAAKTLIAKNCADPNRIAIEGGSAGGFTTLACLCFTDVFRAGACRYAVSDPSALATETHRFEARYLDGLIGSWPDEQDLYEQRSPLRHVEQIRCPVIFFQGLQDKVVLPQQTERMADALRRNAIPVEVHTFPEEGHGFRDSEVQVAVLESTERFFRQHLNL; this is translated from the coding sequence ATGTCTCTGCAACAGCCCCTGCCCGCAACAACCGCTCTCGGACGCAGTCCAGTGCTGCGAGCGCCGCAACTACTTGGGGATTGGGTGCTCTGGCTCGAGCAGCGCCCCCACGAGAAAGGACGCACCACAGCATTGATCCGCCGCTGGAAGGAGACAGCCAACACACCCCTGGAACTCACACCAGCCCCCATCAATTTGCGCAGCAGAGTGCACGACTACGGGGGGGCTCCGTTCACAGCGACCCTGAAGGAGGGAACACTCCAGTTGGTTTGGGTCGATGACAATGACGGTTGTCTCTGGTTCCAAGCCTGGACAGGAATTAATGGGGCTAGCGCCCAATCACTGAATGCCCTGGCACCCCCCCATCGGCTGACCTCTCCCAGCGATAGCGCCCTGGGGGGAGGAGTGATCGACCATGCCCGCTCTCGCTGGTTGGGCGTGATGGAGGAAGCCGGTTGTGATCGCTTAGTGAGCGTTGCCCTCGATCAACAGGAGCAAACCCCGGTCATCATTCATAAGCCGGCTGATTTCGCGGGCTATCTCGCCCTTAGTTCAGACGGCGTCCAGCTTGCTTGGGTGGAATGGCAGCAACCCTTCATGCCCTGGGATTGTTCCCAGCTTGTTGTGGCGCAACTGACGGCCACTGGAGCACTGAAGGATTGCCATGTAATTGCCGGCGGCGAACAATCACAAGCTCAGGGAATCTCAGTCTTTCAGCCCCAATGGCTGCCGGATGGAAGCCTTGTCGTTGCAGAGGACAGCAGTGGCTGGTGGAATCTGATGCGCCATCCCGGCGCCGAAAGCTTCAGCAACCACTGGCAACGCCTTTGGCCAATGACCAAGGAGACGGCCATGCCCCAGTGGGTGCTTGGGATGAGTACCACCGCTTGGGATGGAGAAAAGCTGTTAGCGGCGGTTTGTGATCAGGGTGAGTGGCGGTTGCAACGGCTTGGACTCGATGGCTCCACAGAGTGTGTGGAACAACCCTTCAACGATCTCGCCGATCTCAACGCAGCAAATGGCAGAGCCGTCGCCATCGCGAGCAACAGCACCACAGGCCAAGGGCTTCTTGAGCTCGACTTGGACTTGGGAACCTGGCAACACACTCCAGCAGCAACAGCCGTCATGGAGGTCAATGCGATCAGCGTGGCCAACGCGTTGTGGTTTGAAGGATCGAGCGGGCAGCGCACCCATGCCTGGTTCTACCCCCCCGTTGGCGGCGCCGATGCCTCGTCCCCTCTGCTGGTGAAGAGTCATAGCGGCCCGTCGTCGATGGCCCGCCGTGGCCTAAGCCTCGCCATTCAGTTCTGGACTTCGCGGGGCTGGGGTGTCGTGGACGTGAATTACGGAGGCTCCACAGGATTTGGGCGGACCTACCGCGACCGGCTCCAAGGGGGCTGGGGTGTGGTGGATGTTGACGATTGCGCCGCCGCAGCCAAAACCTTGATTGCCAAGAACTGTGCCGATCCGAACCGCATCGCCATCGAAGGGGGAAGCGCCGGTGGCTTCACCACTCTGGCCTGCCTCTGCTTCACCGATGTATTCCGCGCCGGAGCCTGCCGTTATGCCGTGAGCGATCCCAGCGCTTTAGCCACAGAAACCCATCGCTTTGAAGCCCGCTATCTGGATGGACTCATCGGCTCCTGGCCCGACGAGCAGGATCTCTATGAACAGCGATCGCCGCTACGGCATGTGGAACAGATCCGCTGTCCCGTGATCTTTTTTCAGGGCCTCCAAGACAAGGTCGTCCTGCCTCAGCAAACCGAACGCATGGCTGATGCCTTACGCCGCAATGCCATCCCCGTGGAAGTGCATACCTTCCCTGAGGAAGGCCATGGATTCCGAGACAGCGAGGTGCAGGTTGCCGTTCTTGAATCGACAGAGCGCTTTTTCCGTCAACACCTCAATCTTTAG
- the psbX gene encoding photosystem II reaction center X protein, with product MTPSLSNFLTSLVAGVAIVVIPASIGLFFLSQTDQVDRKL from the coding sequence ATGACGCCTTCCCTCTCCAATTTTCTGACCAGCCTCGTTGCTGGTGTCGCGATCGTTGTGATCCCTGCCTCTATCGGACTCTTTTTTCTCAGCCAAACCGACCAGGTTGATCGCAAACTTTGA
- a CDS encoding DUF3747 domain-containing protein, with translation MGRPWNAAVAFAVFASALATGLPQAANAQGSVFTAADVDESQFVMVSAPIGKGESSQLNIYEQRTSARPCFAVSGASPAVVDPLLASFDFTGICNRYIDGNGYSLRIGGDDLGTHYRLSVVKTGSDIELLAVPTRDPSRPTMVVARSGGPGNGFLKLNLEPGWKLMRRQYGKRTLGHLYVYREGMPGSPDAL, from the coding sequence ATGGGCCGTCCTTGGAACGCTGCTGTCGCTTTTGCTGTGTTTGCCTCCGCTTTGGCCACAGGTCTCCCGCAAGCAGCGAATGCTCAAGGTTCTGTCTTTACTGCTGCAGACGTGGACGAAAGCCAGTTCGTGATGGTGTCGGCTCCCATCGGTAAAGGTGAGAGTTCCCAGCTGAACATTTACGAGCAGCGCACCAGTGCTCGACCATGTTTTGCCGTTTCGGGAGCTTCCCCTGCAGTGGTTGATCCCCTGTTGGCCAGCTTTGACTTCACCGGAATCTGTAACCGCTACATCGATGGGAATGGATATTCCTTGCGAATTGGTGGAGATGACCTTGGAACGCATTACCGCCTGTCCGTGGTCAAAACCGGCTCCGATATCGAGCTCTTAGCCGTCCCGACGCGTGATCCCTCCCGCCCCACCATGGTGGTGGCTCGTTCTGGAGGTCCTGGAAACGGTTTCCTCAAGTTGAATCTTGAACCAGGCTGGAAGCTGATGAGGCGTCAATACGGCAAGCGCACGCTGGGACATCTTTATGTGTACCGGGAGGGCATGCCCGGATCCCCCGATGCTCTCTGA
- the rpsU gene encoding 30S ribosomal protein S21 encodes MTQVTVGENEGIESALRRFKRQVSKAGIFADLKRLRHHETPIEKYKRKAQQRRRRR; translated from the coding sequence ATGACTCAGGTCACGGTTGGAGAAAACGAAGGCATCGAATCTGCCTTACGTCGCTTTAAGCGTCAGGTCTCCAAGGCCGGGATCTTTGCAGATCTCAAGCGCCTGCGCCATCACGAGACTCCAATCGAGAAGTACAAGCGCAAAGCTCAGCAGCGTCGTCGTCGTCGTTGA
- a CDS encoding YggT family protein, translated as MTPTLVAILPLLNLVLGLLLAAWTLTFLARIVLTWYPQVDLSKGFWPLVAWPTESILGLTRRVVSPIGGVDVTPVIWVGLLSLLRELLVGQQGLLSLVLLRAQSIA; from the coding sequence GTGACGCCAACGCTTGTCGCCATCCTCCCTCTTCTCAACTTGGTACTGGGCTTGCTGTTGGCCGCATGGACCCTCACCTTCCTGGCGCGCATCGTGCTCACTTGGTACCCCCAGGTGGATCTTTCCAAAGGCTTTTGGCCCCTTGTGGCCTGGCCCACTGAGTCGATTCTGGGGTTGACCCGCCGGGTTGTTTCTCCGATCGGGGGCGTGGATGTCACTCCAGTGATCTGGGTTGGGCTGCTCAGTTTGCTGCGCGAACTGTTGGTCGGTCAGCAGGGATTGCTCTCATTGGTGCTGCTCCGCGCCCAGTCCATTGCCTAA
- a CDS encoding Ycf66 family protein, whose protein sequence is MVNASLNWASIVGIVLAVGGALLYFMRSFKPALARDYDVFFAAIGLLCGGILFFQGWRLDPILQFGQFLLAGTTVFFAYESVRLRGISAEQARRSAYFDDEPEVGSPAGGLRGGYDDPYERFDEPQPIRRRFGGQGPDEGERPEQDFYRPRRTSRAAIPEQAASRSRQRSDPASDWSDSSERDRRMARFGRSEDSAPSGPSFGERRSQRQDQRRGSRPTPVASSRPEPSSRASAGAAGLSQRAPGSARSASGLDGKPGIPQGSPLRREPEDAAYSPSTRQTSSTPPVSRRNSTPEDRPATARDTNRTPPRSSRPRDNSSRFDD, encoded by the coding sequence GTGGTTAATGCCAGTCTGAATTGGGCCAGCATTGTTGGCATTGTGCTGGCTGTAGGTGGAGCACTGCTCTACTTCATGCGCAGTTTCAAACCAGCTCTAGCCCGTGATTACGACGTGTTCTTTGCGGCGATCGGCTTGCTCTGCGGAGGAATTCTTTTCTTCCAAGGCTGGAGGCTCGATCCAATCCTCCAGTTTGGGCAATTTTTGCTGGCTGGAACCACCGTGTTTTTTGCTTACGAGAGCGTTCGACTTCGGGGGATTTCAGCGGAACAGGCCAGACGCTCAGCCTATTTCGATGATGAACCTGAAGTCGGAAGCCCCGCCGGAGGTTTGCGAGGTGGGTATGACGATCCCTATGAGCGTTTCGACGAACCTCAGCCGATTCGACGCAGGTTTGGCGGCCAAGGCCCGGATGAGGGAGAAAGACCTGAACAAGATTTTTATCGCCCACGTCGCACCTCAAGAGCTGCAATCCCTGAACAGGCAGCGAGTCGGAGCCGTCAGCGTTCCGATCCCGCCTCAGATTGGTCAGACAGCAGCGAACGAGATCGACGCATGGCTCGATTCGGTCGCAGTGAGGACTCTGCACCGAGTGGCCCAAGTTTTGGAGAGCGCCGCAGCCAACGCCAGGATCAGCGCAGAGGGTCCAGGCCTACACCAGTTGCATCATCTAGACCTGAACCCTCATCCCGCGCCTCTGCTGGGGCGGCTGGGTTAAGCCAACGCGCTCCAGGGTCAGCGCGTAGCGCTAGCGGTCTTGATGGGAAACCCGGCATTCCTCAAGGCAGTCCTCTGAGACGCGAGCCCGAAGATGCCGCTTACTCCCCAAGCACGCGTCAAACCTCCTCCACTCCCCCGGTGAGCAGACGCAATTCCACTCCTGAAGACAGGCCTGCAACGGCTAGGGACACCAATCGCACCCCTCCCCGCAGCTCCCGCCCAAGGGATAACAGTTCTCGCTTCGACGACTGA
- the def gene encoding peptide deformylase, whose amino-acid sequence MARSFAQLARSAEKSSSSIAVPKEPLETAPLDIHTLGDDALRGDARRIGKVDERVRDLARDMLRSMYTASGIGLAAPQVGVHQQLLVIDLDFETPSTPPLVLINPEITTCSASVDTYEEGCLSIPGVYLDVVRPTAIQLSFRDEMGRPRTMKADGLMARCIQHEMDHLRGVLFVDRVTDAGGLKKELKDHGFLATDVRPITP is encoded by the coding sequence TTGGCTAGGAGCTTTGCCCAGTTGGCACGATCGGCTGAGAAGAGCAGCTCCTCCATCGCTGTGCCAAAGGAGCCTTTAGAAACGGCTCCTCTTGATATCCATACTCTTGGCGACGATGCGTTACGCGGGGATGCTCGCCGAATCGGCAAGGTTGATGAGCGCGTGCGCGACTTGGCTCGCGACATGTTGCGCAGCATGTACACCGCCAGTGGCATTGGCTTGGCGGCTCCTCAGGTTGGGGTGCATCAGCAATTGCTGGTGATCGACCTTGACTTTGAGACACCGAGCACCCCACCTCTCGTGCTGATTAATCCTGAAATCACAACCTGCAGCGCATCGGTTGATACGTACGAGGAGGGTTGCTTAAGCATCCCAGGTGTGTATCTCGATGTGGTCCGTCCAACGGCTATTCAATTGAGTTTCAGGGACGAGATGGGGCGACCCCGCACCATGAAGGCTGATGGGTTGATGGCGCGGTGCATCCAGCATGAGATGGACCACCTTCGTGGGGTGTTGTTTGTGGATCGTGTGACCGATGCGGGGGGGCTCAAGAAGGAGCTAAAGGATCATGGTTTCCTCGCAACGGACGTCCGCCCCATCACGCCTTAA
- a CDS encoding histidine triad nucleotide-binding protein, with amino-acid sequence MAGDTIFARILRGEIPCDEVYSDESCLAFRDVAPVAPVHLLVIPRKPLESLLEAEAGDEELLGHLLLVAARVAKQEGLSDWRTVINSGEGAGQTVFHLHVHVIGGRSLDWPPG; translated from the coding sequence ATGGCTGGTGACACGATTTTTGCCCGCATCTTGCGAGGAGAGATTCCATGCGATGAGGTTTATAGCGATGAGAGCTGTTTGGCGTTTCGTGACGTTGCGCCGGTTGCTCCTGTTCATCTTCTGGTCATTCCTCGCAAGCCATTAGAGAGCTTGCTCGAGGCGGAGGCAGGGGATGAGGAGCTTCTGGGGCATTTGTTGTTGGTGGCTGCGAGGGTTGCTAAGCAAGAAGGATTAAGTGATTGGAGGACGGTGATTAACAGCGGAGAGGGTGCAGGACAGACCGTGTTCCACTTGCATGTGCATGTGATCGGTGGGCGTTCCCTGGATTGGCCTCCCGGATGA
- a CDS encoding YifB family Mg chelatase-like AAA ATPase, whose product MLARCSSASLQGMEALPVTVEVDLAPGLPGLQLVGLPDTAIQESRERVRAALRNSGFRGPLVRVIVNLAPADRRKEGPAFDLPIALALLVASGQLDPKKLEGLCCAGELGLDGSLRSCRGILAMACQAKIQQAKAFVVPSDNAAEASLVAGLTIISAKTLRQLVEQLRHGIQHNCCPQPKRTEPATTISPASASEPLSAAPLTIQHFARKALAIAAAGGHHLLMVGPPGCGKTMLARQLPKILPPLSDAEALELTRLQSIAGTLGSVTSLVRQRPFRAPHHSTTAAGLLGGGVNPRPGELSLAHGGVLFLDELTEFPRSILDQLRQPLEEGVLWISRARLRCAFPCRVTLVAATNPCPCGWHGDPSNRCRCSELQRQRYWNRLSGPFLDRLDLQCRLEPVPTGQLRRCFKTTDDPRENQLEGSFSPEAIQTARIRMSQRNPGGQLNSQLSALELGRYAQIEERAFQCWEQVVSKRQLSMRSSLRLLRVARTIADLEALPKVGEQQLADAICFRSYDHTPSANTSANPH is encoded by the coding sequence ATGCTGGCACGCTGCTCCAGCGCATCCCTTCAAGGCATGGAGGCGCTCCCTGTCACGGTGGAAGTGGATCTGGCCCCAGGACTTCCCGGCCTTCAACTTGTGGGGCTTCCAGATACCGCAATTCAAGAGTCGCGCGAACGCGTTCGTGCAGCGCTTCGCAACAGCGGCTTTCGCGGGCCCCTCGTTCGAGTCATCGTGAATCTGGCACCAGCTGATCGACGCAAAGAGGGACCAGCCTTCGATCTCCCGATCGCCCTGGCCTTGCTCGTCGCCAGTGGTCAGCTAGATCCCAAAAAGCTGGAAGGGCTCTGCTGTGCAGGAGAACTTGGCCTGGACGGAAGCTTGAGGTCCTGCCGCGGCATTCTGGCCATGGCCTGCCAAGCAAAGATCCAGCAAGCCAAGGCGTTTGTGGTGCCATCAGACAACGCGGCAGAAGCGTCTCTGGTGGCCGGACTCACCATCATTAGCGCCAAGACGCTTAGGCAACTGGTTGAGCAATTACGGCATGGGATCCAGCACAACTGTTGCCCTCAACCCAAAAGGACAGAGCCTGCAACAACAATCAGCCCTGCCAGCGCATCCGAGCCACTGTCTGCAGCACCCCTAACGATTCAGCATTTCGCTCGAAAAGCACTGGCGATTGCTGCCGCTGGGGGACACCACCTCCTGATGGTGGGGCCTCCTGGCTGTGGCAAAACGATGTTGGCGCGCCAGCTCCCCAAGATTCTTCCACCGTTGAGCGATGCAGAGGCTCTGGAGCTCACACGCCTGCAATCCATTGCGGGCACACTCGGCAGCGTGACAAGCCTGGTTCGGCAACGACCATTCCGCGCACCGCATCACAGCACCACGGCCGCAGGACTTCTTGGCGGAGGCGTCAATCCTCGGCCCGGTGAATTGAGCCTGGCCCATGGAGGCGTGCTGTTTTTGGATGAACTCACTGAATTTCCGAGATCCATCCTCGATCAGTTACGTCAGCCTCTGGAGGAGGGAGTTCTTTGGATCAGCCGAGCCCGATTGCGCTGCGCCTTCCCCTGTCGGGTAACCCTGGTGGCTGCCACCAATCCCTGCCCTTGCGGCTGGCATGGTGATCCTTCCAATCGCTGCCGTTGTTCGGAGCTTCAACGGCAGCGCTACTGGAATCGTTTATCAGGTCCATTTTTAGATCGTCTTGATCTTCAATGCCGCCTCGAACCCGTACCGACAGGCCAACTACGCCGTTGCTTCAAGACAACGGATGATCCAAGAGAAAATCAATTGGAAGGAAGTTTCTCACCCGAAGCCATCCAGACCGCGCGCATCAGAATGAGTCAACGCAACCCGGGCGGCCAACTCAACAGCCAACTCAGTGCGCTAGAGCTTGGGCGATACGCCCAGATTGAAGAACGAGCCTTTCAATGCTGGGAGCAGGTGGTGTCGAAACGCCAGCTGAGCATGCGCAGCAGCTTGAGACTTCTGCGCGTTGCCCGAACCATTGCCGACTTAGAAGCTCTGCCAAAGGTGGGCGAACAACAGCTGGCAGATGCGATCTGCTTCCGTAGCTATGACCACACACCTTCAGCAAACACTTCTGCTAATCCCCACTAA
- a CDS encoding ATP-binding cassette domain-containing protein: MTASTSGSSGPISNLRNQLAKLRHLAQPFFLPLDQASGWQFIWLLVCLLFCVGGLVLAVLTALIRSLDRFQPDLTEKYLSGVSGTIATIWSSWWGVAFVALFLVGLASFVAFRQQLRHRRWLNWGLLATIVFMLLAVNGINTGIGFIYRDITNALVDKDQGGFYGRLAIYGACFVIALPIRVTQVYITAKLGIIWREWLSKSLIGDYMKNRAYYVLNPNSEDETDIDNPDQRITQDTESFTAQSLSLALGLFDALLTFSLNILVLWSISSRLTFALFGYAAVATTLLIVSGRNLVRINYDQLRYEADFRYGLVHIRDNAESIAFYSGEGQEKQESFRRLGSVVKNFNLLIIWQVIIDVMRRSVSYAGVFLPFLVMAPVYFAGEIDFGVFNQANFAFNMVEGSLFFIVARIEQLAQFAAGISRLEGFQTKVEQVSKQAPSSNSRVVPGSNGIVIRSADLYPPNGKNPVIEDLTINISDHDKLLVVGPSGCGKTSLLRMISGLWEPSRGSVERPSMGDLLFIPQKPYMLLGSLREQLCYPADENRFSDEQLRSVLEQVSLQKLVTRYPDLDIKQDWPRILSLGEQQRLAFGRLLLNSPSFVVLDEATSALDVKTEKQLYALLVDRDLSFISVGHRPSLKHFHDNVLELRGDGDWSLIPASSYQP, encoded by the coding sequence ATGACAGCGTCTACTTCCGGCAGCAGCGGCCCGATTTCAAATCTGCGTAATCAGCTCGCGAAGCTGCGTCACCTGGCCCAACCCTTTTTCTTACCGCTCGATCAGGCCAGCGGATGGCAGTTCATCTGGCTGTTGGTGTGCCTTCTGTTTTGTGTTGGCGGATTGGTGCTTGCGGTTCTTACCGCACTGATCCGAAGCCTGGATCGGTTTCAGCCGGACTTAACTGAGAAATATCTTTCTGGTGTTTCCGGCACGATCGCCACGATTTGGTCGAGTTGGTGGGGAGTGGCTTTTGTCGCTCTGTTTCTGGTTGGTTTGGCCAGCTTCGTTGCTTTTCGTCAGCAATTGCGCCATAGGCGGTGGCTTAATTGGGGCCTGCTGGCAACGATTGTGTTCATGTTGCTTGCTGTTAACGGGATTAATACAGGGATTGGGTTTATTTACCGAGACATTACGAATGCCTTGGTCGATAAAGATCAAGGTGGCTTTTATGGGCGATTAGCGATTTACGGTGCTTGTTTTGTGATCGCTCTTCCTATCCGGGTGACTCAGGTTTATATCACCGCAAAGCTGGGGATTATTTGGAGAGAGTGGCTGTCTAAGTCATTAATTGGCGATTATATGAAAAATAGGGCGTATTATGTTCTTAATCCAAACAGTGAAGACGAAACAGATATTGATAACCCTGATCAGCGTATCACTCAGGATACGGAATCATTTACGGCGCAAAGTTTAAGTCTTGCGCTAGGCCTCTTTGATGCGCTTTTAACGTTTTCGCTCAATATTTTGGTGCTCTGGAGCATTAGCTCAAGGCTTACTTTTGCCTTGTTTGGCTATGCAGCAGTCGCGACTACTTTGCTCATTGTTTCAGGGCGCAATTTGGTTAGGATTAATTATGACCAGCTTCGCTATGAGGCTGATTTTCGCTATGGCTTGGTTCATATCAGGGACAACGCAGAATCAATTGCTTTTTACTCGGGGGAGGGTCAAGAAAAGCAAGAGTCGTTCCGGCGTCTCGGCTCGGTTGTTAAAAACTTCAATCTCCTCATTATCTGGCAGGTGATTATCGATGTTATGCGCAGGTCCGTTTCGTATGCAGGAGTTTTTCTTCCCTTCTTGGTTATGGCGCCTGTGTATTTTGCGGGTGAAATTGATTTCGGCGTGTTCAATCAAGCCAACTTCGCCTTCAACATGGTGGAGGGATCGTTGTTCTTCATCGTGGCTCGAATTGAGCAACTTGCTCAGTTTGCTGCCGGTATCAGTCGTCTTGAAGGATTCCAAACCAAGGTTGAGCAGGTGAGTAAGCAGGCTCCCAGTAGTAACAGTCGTGTTGTCCCTGGAAGTAACGGCATCGTGATTCGGTCTGCTGATCTTTACCCTCCCAATGGAAAGAATCCAGTGATTGAAGATCTCACGATCAATATCAGTGATCACGACAAACTCTTGGTGGTGGGGCCTTCCGGATGTGGAAAGACGTCACTGTTGCGCATGATTAGTGGCCTTTGGGAGCCAAGTCGGGGCAGTGTTGAGAGGCCGTCGATGGGCGATCTCTTATTCATCCCTCAGAAGCCTTATATGTTGTTGGGGTCGTTAAGAGAACAGCTTTGTTATCCAGCAGATGAAAATCGCTTTAGTGATGAGCAGCTCCGAAGTGTGCTTGAACAAGTCAGCTTGCAGAAGCTAGTAACGCGATATCCAGACTTGGACATCAAGCAGGATTGGCCTCGAATCCTTTCCCTTGGGGAGCAGCAGCGATTGGCATTTGGACGGTTGTTGTTGAACTCTCCGAGTTTTGTGGTCCTGGATGAGGCGACCAGCGCTCTTGATGTGAAGACAGAGAAGCAGCTTTATGCGTTGCTTGTAGATCGAGATCTCTCCTTTATTAGTGTTGGCCATCGTCCTTCCCTCAAGCACTTCCATGACAACGTGCTTGAACTGCGTGGGGATGGCGATTGGAGCCTGATCCCTGCCAGTAGCTATCAACCATGA